One Bombina bombina isolate aBomBom1 chromosome 5, aBomBom1.pri, whole genome shotgun sequence DNA segment encodes these proteins:
- the LOC128659949 gene encoding oocyte zinc finger protein XlCOF6-like: protein MNSYMLDKQVNSSYLSFTTVLDTNDYSQTLGISQQIFKEDGELAGTGQQSLCTESNLVIKQEENIYALSSEIIIPEDKPHTFTEFSKHIKEGKSLQSSQMIQIKEKPFQCTECEKSFRWKSPLLEHYKIHTGEKPHTCTECGKCFTLRSHTGEKPFICTYCGKGFTLKSNLKTHEIIHTGEKPFTCTEYGKSFTEKSSLKTHERIHTGEKPFTCTECGKSFIQMRNLKRHERIHTGEKPFTCPECGKSFTQMGSLKYHERIHTGEKPFTCTQCGKSFTEKSSLKTHERIHTGEKLFTCSECGKSFTHMGNLKYHERIHTGEKPFTCTQCGKSFTHMGNLKYHERIHTGEKPFTCTQCGKSFTEKSNLKNHERIHTGEKPFKCTECGKSFTEKSSLKTHERIHTGEKPFTCSECGKSFTHMGNLKHHERIHTGEKPFTCTQCGKSFTEKKKSNLKNHERIHTGEKLFTCTECGKSCITMSHLKYHEMIHTGEKPFTCTECGKSFAHMRSLKGHERIHTGEKPFTCTECGKSFTQMSSLKYHEMIHTGEKPFTCTECGKSFTQMGSLKYHERIHTGEKPFTCTECGKSFKQMGRLKYHERIHTGEKPFTCTECGKSFTVKSNLKTHERIHTGQKPFICLESGKKVYY from the exons atgaactcatatatgttag ACAAACAGGTCAATAGTTCATATCTATCCTTCACTacagtcttagacaccaatgactattcacaaacattggggatatcacagcagatatttaaagaagatggtgaattggcaggaactgggcagcaatcactatgtacagagagtaatttagtcatcaaacaagaggaaaacatttatgccttatctagtgaaattattatcccagaggataaaccacacacatttactgagttttcaaaacatattaaagaagggaaaagtctacagtctagccaaatgattcaaaTAAAGGAGAAACCTTTTCAATGCACAgagtgtgagaaaagctttagatggaagtctcctctactagaacactacaaaattcacacaggtgagaaaccacacacatgtactgagtgcggcaaatgttttacactaaggagtcacacaggagaaaagcctttcatatgtacatactgtggaaaaggatttacactaaagagtaatctgaaaactcatgaaattattcacacaggagaaaagcctttcacatgtacagagtatggaaaaagttttacagaaaagagtagtctgaaaactcatgaaaggattcacacgggagaaaagcctttcacatgtacagagtgtggaaaaagttttatacaaatgAGAAATCTGAaacgtcatgaaaggattcacacaggagaaaagcctttcacatgtccagagtgtggaaaaagttttacacaaatgggtagtctgaaatatcatgaaaggattcacacaggggaaaagcctttcacatgtacacagtgtggaaaaagttttacagaaaagagtagtctgaaaactcatgaaaggattcatacaggagaaaagcttttcacatgttcagagtgtggaaaaagttttacacacatgggtaatctgaaatatcatgaaaggattcacacaggggaaaagccttttacatgtacacagtgtggaaaaagttttacacacatgggtaatctgaaatatcatgaaaggattcacacaggggaaaagcctttcacatgtacacagtgtggaaaaagttttacagaaaagagtaatctgaaaaatcatgaaaggattcacacaggagaaaagcctttcaaatgtacagagtgtggaaaaagttttacagaaaagagtagtctgaaaactcatgaaaggattcacacaggagaaaagcctttcacatgttcagagtgtggaaaaagttttacacacatGGGTAATCTGAaacatcatgaaaggattcacacaggggaaaagcctttcacatgtacacagtgtggaaaaagttttacagaaaaga aaaagagtaatctgaaaaatcatgaaaggattcacacaggagaaaagcttttcacatgtacagagtgtggaaaaagttgtaTAACCATGAgtcatctgaaatatcatgaaatgattcacacaggagaaaagcctttcacatgtactgagtgtggaaaaagttttgcacatATGAGAAGTCTGAAaggtcatgaaaggattcacacaggagaaaagcctttcacatgtacagagtgtggaaaaagttttacacaaatgagtagTCTAAAatatcatgaaatgattcacacaggagaaaagcctttcacatgtacagagtgtggaaaaagttttacacaaatgggtagtctgaaatatcatgaaaggattcacacaggggaaaagcctttcacatgtacagagtgtggaaaaagttttaaacaaatgGGTAgactgaaatatcatgaaaggattcacacaggggaaaagcctttcacatgtacagagtgtggaaaaagttttacagtaaagagtaatctaaaaactcatgaaaggattcacacaggacaAAAGCCTTTcatatgtttagaaagtggaaaaaaggtttattattga